The Candidatus Aminicenantes bacterium genome window below encodes:
- a CDS encoding aminoacyl-tRNA hydrolase: protein MRINRSISINERWLNEHFIRASGPGGQNVNRVSTAVQLRFDLKSCTDLASEVKERLHRIAGGRTSSQGILLIDARRFRTQQANRRDARRRLRELILQALVTPRHRHPTRPSLSADRRRLQEKRKRKEIKQSRRQVKSLDGE from the coding sequence ATGCGCATTAACCGCAGCATATCCATTAACGAACGCTGGCTGAATGAGCACTTCATCCGCGCATCCGGTCCCGGAGGTCAGAATGTCAACCGCGTGTCAACCGCGGTTCAATTGCGTTTCGACCTGAAATCCTGTACAGATTTGGCCTCGGAGGTTAAAGAACGGTTACATCGCATCGCGGGCGGGCGCACCTCGTCGCAAGGCATACTGCTTATTGATGCGCGGCGTTTTCGCACCCAGCAGGCCAACCGCAGGGATGCCCGCAGGCGCCTGCGGGAACTGATCCTGCAAGCCCTGGTTACTCCAAGGCACAGGCATCCGACTCGCCCATCCCTCTCCGCGGATCGCCGTCGCTTGCAAGAAAAGCGCAAGCGCAAAGAAATCAAGCAAAGCCGGCGACAGGTGAAGTCGTTGGACGGAGAGTAA
- a CDS encoding diguanylate cyclase, which produces MRKKKGGSSGWKISVICLLFFFSFLNSAETDSPAPDEIAAKFEHALETATGKERLDILLELSEYHVSRHPQKVILYATRALELARELDSKVAMGRSHIQRAGGFLQSGNLDGAREDYRAGLRIGSESEHHGLMGAALNGVAAVALKRGDSTNALANFQRAIRHIRQAGDRLRLAGIFNNISLIHYRSGELRKALDFMLKALRIYEKLDQQPGVGIVLNSIGNVYNRLNNPDQAMSHFQSALKIALETDNLQLAVVCRVNIGEIHKDRGHFSEAMAKFVSAHTDAKKLDSLDYMAVCLNNIGDVFHRRGLWRDALNSYQQSLELFQRMNAKPRMVASHLNMGNLYLDLNRLDLAETHLKLAVRLAVDTESRSMHRDAVWSLIRLYENKKDLAKALKHYREYTTLQTLLFSRENYAQLLALQAEYESEQRLSAQKSEESSIRIRQLDRKRRILVTLFLIAVLAMGIMILLFLYRRHRLRTRTEMELREAYARMERIARFDNVTRLYNRHSILERIDIEMVRMGRTWRPFCLIMLDVDDFKSVNDTYGHECGDRMLRHLAELVRNHLRQADVAARWGGDEILIMLPETDMEGGAVLAGKLRSLVEATPMDYRNRKISLTVTMGINVYNRPGPVNECIRGADRAMYAGKKMGKNTVVRLDEVCDPATPTVSKN; this is translated from the coding sequence ATGAGGAAAAAAAAAGGGGGTTCTTCCGGATGGAAAATCTCGGTGATATGCCTGCTGTTTTTTTTCTCTTTCCTCAACTCTGCAGAAACCGATTCCCCCGCTCCTGACGAAATCGCAGCCAAATTTGAACATGCTTTAGAGACCGCCACCGGGAAAGAACGTTTGGACATACTGCTGGAGTTGTCTGAATATCACGTTTCGCGTCATCCGCAAAAAGTGATTCTTTATGCCACCCGGGCATTGGAACTGGCGCGGGAGTTGGATAGTAAAGTGGCCATGGGTAGATCCCATATTCAACGCGCAGGGGGCTTTCTTCAATCGGGAAACCTGGACGGAGCAAGAGAAGATTACCGGGCGGGGTTGCGAATCGGCAGTGAATCAGAGCATCACGGACTCATGGGTGCCGCCCTGAACGGTGTGGCGGCCGTGGCTTTAAAGCGCGGCGATTCCACGAATGCTTTAGCCAATTTCCAACGCGCGATCCGCCATATCCGGCAAGCAGGAGACCGCCTGCGCTTGGCGGGGATTTTCAACAACATTTCCCTGATTCATTATCGTTCAGGTGAATTGCGCAAAGCCCTGGATTTCATGCTCAAAGCCCTGCGGATCTATGAAAAATTGGATCAGCAGCCCGGTGTCGGGATTGTATTAAACAGCATCGGCAATGTGTATAACCGGCTGAACAACCCTGACCAGGCCATGTCTCATTTTCAAAGTGCCCTAAAAATCGCGCTAGAGACAGACAACCTGCAATTGGCGGTTGTCTGCCGTGTCAACATCGGGGAAATTCACAAAGATCGCGGCCATTTCAGTGAGGCTATGGCAAAATTCGTTTCAGCGCATACGGATGCAAAAAAACTGGACAGCCTGGACTACATGGCGGTTTGTTTAAACAACATCGGCGATGTATTTCACCGCCGGGGATTGTGGCGAGATGCCTTAAACAGTTATCAGCAGTCACTGGAATTGTTTCAACGCATGAACGCCAAACCACGCATGGTTGCCTCTCACCTGAACATGGGCAATCTATACCTGGATCTAAACAGATTGGACCTGGCGGAAACCCACTTAAAACTTGCCGTGCGGCTGGCCGTTGATACGGAGTCACGCTCCATGCACAGGGATGCTGTATGGAGCCTGATCCGTTTATATGAAAACAAAAAAGACCTGGCCAAGGCATTAAAACACTATCGCGAATACACCACCCTTCAGACCCTTTTGTTTTCAAGGGAAAATTACGCCCAGTTGTTGGCCCTGCAGGCGGAATACGAATCAGAGCAGCGCCTCAGTGCCCAGAAGTCGGAAGAAAGCAGTATCCGAATCCGACAACTGGACCGCAAACGCCGTATTCTGGTTACACTCTTTCTTATCGCCGTCCTGGCGATGGGCATCATGATCCTGCTTTTTCTGTACCGGCGTCATCGTTTGCGTACACGCACGGAAATGGAATTGCGCGAAGCGTATGCCCGCATGGAACGCATCGCCCGTTTCGACAATGTTACGCGGCTCTACAACCGGCATAGCATCCTGGAACGCATTGACATCGAAATGGTGCGCATGGGACGTACATGGCGTCCTTTCTGCCTGATTATGCTTGACGTGGATGATTTCAAAAGTGTCAACGACACCTATGGGCATGAATGCGGTGACCGCATGCTGCGCCATCTGGCCGAGCTGGTCCGGAATCACTTGCGCCAGGCCGACGTGGCCGCGCGCTGGGGGGGCGATGAGATCTTGATCATGTTGCCGGAAACCGATATGGAGGGTGGAGCTGTTCTGGCGGGAAAATTGCGCTCGCTGGTGGAAGCGACCCCCATGGATTACCGGAACCGCAAAATCTCTTTAACCGTTACCATGGGCATCAATGTATACAACCGTCCCGGACCGGTGAACGAGTGCATCCGCGGAGCGGATCGAGCCATGTACGCCGGCAAAAAGATGGGCAAGAATACGGTGGTGCGCCTGGATGAAGTGTGTGACCCAGCGACTCCCACTGTTTCTAAAAACTGA
- a CDS encoding mechanosensitive ion channel, with product MNGHWIEWLQSLIPMLVLLAVTASLWRLLKTWFSRREEKYGRQAAFSRQLTKVFMTVAVVTGIIATAPVSGEIRGQLLGFWGILISATLALSATTFLGNLLAGFMLRTVGGFSAGDFICVDEHFGRVTERGVFHVEIQTEESQLVMLPNILVASRPTRIMHSRGTLVSCSLSLGYDLHRLNVEPVLIEAAKRAGLEEAFVRITELGNFAVTYRVSGLLREVKTLISSRSKLHAFVLDSLHEAGMEIVSPTFMNQRRLEASPPVIPKKPMGIKDKSEEKTDPEQLIFAKAEAAHKLESLVEGIDALKERINALEEDKKAADEEQRSDVDSRIQRMHNWLHVLEDRLKEKRMEIDNH from the coding sequence ATGAACGGTCACTGGATTGAATGGTTGCAGTCATTGATCCCCATGCTGGTCCTGCTGGCGGTGACGGCATCGCTGTGGCGTCTGCTCAAAACGTGGTTTTCGCGTCGCGAAGAGAAATATGGGCGCCAGGCTGCGTTTTCCCGCCAGCTGACAAAGGTTTTCATGACCGTTGCCGTGGTGACCGGAATCATCGCAACCGCGCCGGTCAGCGGAGAGATTCGCGGCCAGTTGCTGGGGTTCTGGGGCATCTTGATCAGCGCGACCCTGGCCTTGTCGGCCACGACCTTCCTGGGAAACCTGCTGGCCGGATTCATGCTCAGGACAGTGGGCGGCTTTTCCGCGGGGGATTTCATTTGTGTTGATGAACATTTCGGCCGTGTGACCGAGCGCGGTGTTTTCCATGTGGAAATTCAGACGGAAGAGAGTCAACTGGTAATGCTGCCAAACATATTGGTCGCTTCTCGCCCCACGCGCATCATGCATTCCCGGGGAACCCTGGTTTCCTGTTCGCTGTCGCTGGGTTATGACCTGCACCGGCTCAATGTCGAGCCCGTCCTGATAGAAGCAGCGAAACGAGCCGGGCTTGAGGAGGCCTTTGTACGCATTACCGAATTGGGAAACTTCGCGGTTACATACCGGGTATCCGGCCTGCTCAGAGAGGTGAAAACCCTGATTTCTTCGCGTTCCAAACTTCACGCTTTCGTGCTCGATTCACTGCATGAAGCCGGCATGGAAATCGTTTCCCCCACTTTTATGAACCAGCGCCGGTTGGAGGCCTCTCCACCCGTTATTCCAAAAAAGCCGATGGGGATCAAGGACAAGAGTGAAGAGAAAACCGACCCGGAGCAGTTGATTTTCGCCAAAGCCGAAGCCGCGCACAAACTGGAGAGCCTCGTGGAAGGCATTGATGCACTCAAGGAGCGCATCAATGCGTTGGAAGAAGACAAGAAAGCCGCGGATGAAGAACAACGCTCCGACGTGGATTCCCGCATTCAGCGCATGCATAATTGGCTGCATGTCCTGGAAGACCGCTTGAAAGAAAAGCGCATGGAAATCGATAATCACTGA